One window of Caldisericum exile AZM16c01 genomic DNA carries:
- the tusB gene encoding sulfurtransferase complex subunit TusB, which yields MALIIIKKSPDYQVAHLLLEIALPQDKVIFLQDGVLFAVEKDVKTLVKDGVELFALKEDFVARGFDEKESLVPLISYDEFAEIVEKEPKIIS from the coding sequence ATGGCATTAATAATCATAAAGAAATCCCCAGACTATCAAGTTGCTCATCTTTTATTGGAAATTGCCTTACCTCAAGATAAGGTAATTTTTCTTCAAGATGGTGTCCTTTTTGCTGTTGAAAAAGACGTAAAAACACTTGTAAAAGATGGCGTTGAACTATTTGCGCTAAAAGAGGATTTTGTAGCCCGTGGATTCGATGAAAAAGAAAGTTTGGTACCCCTTATATCTTACGATGAATTTGCAGAAATTGTTGAGAAAGAGCCAAAGATTATTTCATGA
- a CDS encoding DsrE family protein has protein sequence MKKILFAVYTSPAGSIWINETFRSIFGMYGQDIEPVALLLNEAVLAVHTNCKPELCGVLPLSITFRYIEKYGTKVYAVKEDLERFDIKENEIDTHWNLQILSKSDLPEFLHSFDNVIFF, from the coding sequence ATGAAAAAAATATTGTTCGCAGTTTATACTTCACCTGCAGGAAGTATCTGGATAAACGAAACTTTTAGAAGTATTTTTGGAATGTATGGACAAGACATTGAGCCTGTAGCCCTTCTCTTAAATGAAGCAGTTCTTGCTGTTCACACAAATTGCAAACCAGAGCTGTGTGGCGTATTGCCACTTTCAATTACATTTAGATACATCGAAAAATATGGTACAAAGGTATATGCAGTGAAAGAAGATCTTGAAAGATTTGATATTAAAGAGAATGAAATTGATACCCATTGGAATTTGCAAATACTCTCTAAGAGTGACCTTCCCGAGTTTCTCCACTCTTTCGATAATGTAATTTTCTTTTAG